In Aedes albopictus strain Foshan chromosome 3, AalbF5, whole genome shotgun sequence, the following are encoded in one genomic region:
- the LOC109406729 gene encoding WD repeat and FYVE domain-containing protein 3 isoform X2, whose translation MSIRKIDSLSSASGGSAGEDEKNARQLGIMHLRKLFGEFAHCKDTLAEKEKEFRIYNMLPLFIKMFDTCHPKEMMEKFPDVQQFCLHVSKLMVTEIKRRGSNQSTEAASKKIVDFLEIDENEETSNGWMLLTTINIMSAGDKTLIQIMTNASIPSTLVKCLYLFFDLPELGDEDENSKKSKFTNRERRILLQKLFVQVLVRLCSHPYPADELARMDDLSLLFSAITSQCPPYNVIWRKSASEVLTTLSRHGLTNQVVDYLHTKGCMSLCVDNMQRSSQLQPLEVVEMVVSVFCFLKDSSEVSQILLDDFKSCQGYLFLVDFLIKLDQEDRKSQDTEAAIRNLVLMTASLCICGYNELKVTFNNNSLFQMQGFKMPQVSSRGTCVRNLHAFQVLQTVFLKSDNTTLCCIILDAISSVYHSDNVNYFILESQNTLCQFSEIIHLKTIPVRERFFGLLEFIVFQLNFVPCKELISLSLLLKSNHSVECSILCMKTLLNLLRHSNLFCDVYREVGILEVFVNCLKKYKSLLEETQFDNNSNSTKDNNLVLGEMILEALIILLSGNNSNATVFRDSGGSKCIHEMIRFECCSNTVLKIIKEMIVNSGGDDDMLRLLEAMQVAPMSQIGLKITILRSLVTCLRDSHRTRTIFRKVNGFSHLIKTIESLKDIFTDKADKNEHHTFLQLLYVVCQALTTAMRFEPANAKFFQQELCTTTFCNALRALGCFSSATILRKEIRAHFKPSQETNKNFSQIFARDLGEPSATLPGPLSLSFACIVYRILYNIALDNFEGPNSINISTIASLSKLSPRIDNNDKAGNISEGTMSMLNLAMPTSEPTIVHPGTVLCMLLLLPSVANSQHDELSVALEFFLAEVLKSLVRSERNQQILCEVGMAGALLKVCRIALLEEQHILHLPLQYIFERLAVQALLPKEFREFLRLGFPMECTIDKNASDVASIPLTRIKTLVSMTTPRDFRAHGSYTLPPFVEMDMNSEGFGCIFLPSLSPQATTAAGNLEVDGQAIGGIGTGDRNFPPSSGLSFSTWFCVEKFSDSRVDPHGIRLLTIVRTVNKPREENYICLSILLSAKDKAIITSTQEILMEQNVAEWEPDCLEDYSARVWCPDLLIEGQWHHLVVVLNKSVGKSTSFSLYIDGHHMHTQKIQYMSPYPGNHYSNSSNPASSVFAYIGTPPIWRRYSRLCWKQGVCHLIEDVFNNTTVNKIYALGPHYLGSLQAPQTEKILDDSNSPIVPEERVIFGMNARAVSNLTLSKIRKVYSRVDCKAIAKQLGMNSHDNATPIKILHNSAGHLAGPARTLGGVMIGYLGIRCFSPNPVSAIIYTVGGCSVLLGIIAMSQNVESLYAGVKALTCVIKSNKSTQNEMDRKRYYQTLAMIFKRKKHLLNSHILHLTFNLVGTVNSGQETSAIPNVMSFQDLLCDFEIWLGAPNDILKSLLEHLLELISESSEKRTNIRIMRDMQCISKLLHIVEDVHDYNTREVLYNLLEILLGPQPRISDLLLFGQSLIYHIPQPGDDKDKTVNLADYTNDGNTAIHDPDVYRNNATIRKIVLRNKGLCLLHSMLFTAKNTVNAVLSEEISKILGLDWLMMFMQPHLNSTTVIWAMRILVVLCANDTIIGRFREGTMNSGYMKNTEVVSQNKDMLLLSATQSTTASANLKKPQDLVASTLAKPGDEAKSQFMNCSGFTYLEWLLQHHISIPEIYFLLTALIMGQPVKLLGTEHVDVDLDRIWTFLWGAPVSGMLGGSSTSKMSLCPEAVCILLNIIRKIVHTTNNAEWLHNHPNTLVQVLFSLYNNLPDFMPVVMSAEVITSLIGVMFPYRIKSSGSETNSISTPSGELVSYQELEKRFAEKEGQKLTEHPVRMFVIDFLRVIAVDSLSLAYSGKCTPVVDCILDAHPENGSFDARCEFLTEIITTLMDHLLAADILVGEQAALPIVPLLQSHVQNIAPNVFYLTARIVDKLWQGSINKDPHEIFEFIIKLITQARRRSSAITLDNLYHSLNRCILYLLSRPTDTVPDQMMVMEALHKLTTNRLMIFGAGNHEPEFIGCLTFCLMQLTAKERILLDVKDSKDADRTTTWHINSVNDTKNVGEDSLNHHQGTNLIGNAASRVWEELYVCKKPAIEEVFKISLTPPMSNRKAPDMTITREQILDAATKLWLSYVDGEKRAQDRIPWELHNNIQSKIQKVTGNLTRLASRTKVKKDEQNKGKSEIDTETMYQLNLVNLCQVKDFWELRCSQHNHMAQHTQRYVYQEWLQSEAELFRERGLWGPKGTISYTKWILDTTEGPHRMRKKMMKNDLFYVHYPYRPELELSDQASRQLKYKVASSLDSKKYYNSIQLIPKVQSLQMEQESGAKNTLAQSSSIVNSSRSNLESKTNDNDQNYDVEDDDEELSATPDNQTLLRLLEEKEKISHIFRCARIQGLDTFEGLLLFGREHCYVIDGFTLMKNREIRDIDSVPSGSYEPILPNPGNTRISHELRQNSKFAYEEIREVHKRRYLLQPIALEVFSGDGRNFLLSFPRKVRNKVYQRLMSVATSIADNAQQSVAGQSRSANVEQSSGIFSSLIGETSVTQRWVRGEISNFQYLMHLNTLAGRSYNDLMQYPVFPWILADYDSERLDLSNPKSFRDFSKPMGAQSKDRLEQFEKRYKEWDDPHGETPPYFYGTHYSSAMIVCSYLVRLEPFTQHFLRLQGGHFDLADRMFHSIKEAWHSASKHNMADVKELIPEFFYLPEFLINDNNFDFGMKQNGDILNHIVLPPWAKDDPREFIRIHREALESDYVSRHLHLWIDLIFGHRQRGHAAVEACNVFHHLFYEGNVDIYNIEDPLKKNATIGFINNFGQIPKQLFRKAHPAKRAQPSKNTMIDSSLVLQQSVSYTDKLFFHNLENLKPSSQPIKEVKGPVGHIIQMEKLVLAVEQNKILMPPSYNRYIAWGYADHSIRVGIYDSDRALFVCENVAPDSGEILACVCPNAKTIIMAGTNSILTVCDIDFKHKQLYVKHTLHGHTDAVTSLAASTAYNIIVSGSKDKSAIIWDMSRYKYVRQLLNHVGVVAAVSINELTGDIATCSATWLYVWSINGDCLAKVNTSIGCADRMQQILCVTFSHKNEWDNDNVIITGSTDGVVRMWSLDHVQIPTERQSCSDSHLYEDEFGDNRGSDGECFTFPDLGAVVRSSSTSSIYEQYTLHDSSQASMSNTEDSHKTSIQSSSKITANVKAISIDRHLDKFDVNGQFLTKEDSQKPRKALRWHRQLIFRTKLSMHTAYDLKDNVEPASITSLAISNDHRTVFVGDARGRIFSWSVADQPGKVVSDNWMKQGTSDRCNGCHVRFSRYERKNVCRNCGHEFCGKCCHLDSTIFQLRIRMPVRICKVCHSRLQETNDS comes from the exons AGGATCCAACCaaagtacagaggctgcatctaAAAAAATAGTGGATTTCTTGGAAATTGATGAGAACGAAGAAACCAGTAATGGTTGGATGCTGCTAACAACAATCAACATTATGTCAGCTGGCGATAAAACTTTGATACAG ATCATGACGAATGCTTCTATACCATCAACACTAGTAAAATGTTTATATTTGTTTTTCGATCTGCCGGAGCTTGGCGACGAGGACGAAAACAGCAAAAAGAGTAAATTTACCAATAGGGAAAGACGTATCTTGTTGCAGAAACTATTCGTACAG GTATTAGTACGTTTGTGCTCACATCCATACCCGGCAGATGAACTAGCTCGAATGGACGATTTATCGCTGTTGTTTTCTGCCATCACATCTCAATGCCCACCGTACAACGTTATATGGAGAAAATCGGCATCCGAAGTTCTGACAACCCTGTCACGTCATGGGTTGACAAATCAAGTAGTGGATTACTTGCATA CTAAAGGATGTATGTCACTTTGCGTTGATAATATGCAACGATCTTCGCAACTACAGCCGCTGGAAGTTGTCGAGATGGTAGTTTCTGTGTTCtgttttctcaaggattccagtGAAGTGTCCCAAATATTACTGGATGATTTCAAGTCATGCCAAGGATATTTGTTTCTGGTAGACTTTCTTATCAA GTTGGACCAAGAAGACCGGAAATCTCAGGATACAGAAGCTGCTATAAGAAATTTGGTTCTCATGACCGCTTCCCTTTGTATTTGTGGATACAACGAGCTAAAAGTAACGTTCAACAACAACTCTCTATTTCAAATGCAGGGCTTCAAAATGCCACAAGTATCATCACGAGGTACATGTGTTCGCAATCTACATGCTTTTCAAGTGTTGCAAACGGTGTTCCTCAAGTCGGACAACACTACGCTTTGTTGTATAATCCTTGACGCAATATCCAGCGTGTACCACTCTGACAATGTGAACTACTTCATCTTAGAATCTCAAAATACGTTGTGTCAATTTTCGGAAATCATCCATCTGAAGACCATTCCCGTCAGGGAACGCTTCTTCGGGCTGCTAGAGTTCATTGTATTCCAATTGAACTTCGTACCGTGCAAGGAGTTGATATCATTGTCCCTGCTGTTGAAGTCCAATCATTCCGTTGAGTGCAGTATACTGTGTATGAAAACGTTGCTGAATCTGTTACGACATAGTAACCTCTTCTGTGATGTATACCGCGAAGTTGGAATTCTGGAGGTTTTCGTAAACTGCTTGAAGAAATACAAATCATTATTGGAGGAGACTCAGTTCGATAATAACTCAAACTCTACCAAAG ATAACAACTTAGTATTAGGAGAAATGATTCTTGAAGCACTGATTATTTTGCTAAGTGGAAATAACAGTAATGCCACAGTATTCAGAGATAGCGGTGGCTCTAAATGCATACATGAAATGATACGGTTTGAATGCTGCAGTAATACTGTTTTGA aaatcattaAGGAAATGATCGTAAACTCAGGTGGCGACGATGATATGCTTCGATTGCTGGAAGCCATGCAAGTGGCCCCGATGAGCCAAATTGGATTGAAAATCACAATTCTTCGATCACTTGTCACCTGCCTTCGCGACAGTCACCGAACACGAACCATCTTCCGGAAG GTCAACGGGTTCAGCCACCTCATCAAGACcattgaatccctgaaagatattTTCACAGACAAGGCAGATAAAAATGAACACCATACATTTTTACAGTTGTTATACGTGGTATGCCAAGCGCTAACGACGGCAATGCGCTTCGAGCCAGCCAATGCCAAGTTTTTTCAACAAGAG TTGTGTACCACCACTTTCTGTAATGCACTTCGGGCATTGGGATGCTTCAGCTCGGCTACGATACTCAGAAAAGAAATCCGGGCCCACTTCAAACCATCTCAGGAAACGAACAAGAACTTCAGCCAGATATTTGCTCGTGATTTGGGAGAACCAAG TGCTACATTACCTGGGCCTCTGTCGTTATCTTTTGCATGCATAGTGTatcgtattttgtacaacattgcCTTGGACAATTTCGAAGGCCCTAACTCGATTAACATTTCCACTATTGCAAGTCTCTCTAAACTCTCACCCCGAATTGACAATAACGATAAA GCAGGAAATATAAGTGAAGGAACAATGTCTATGCTCAATTTGGCAATGCCGACTTCGGAACCAACGATTGTTCATCCTGGGACAGTGCTGTGTATGCTGCTTCTTCTTCCATCAGTGGCTAATAGTCAACATGACGAACTTAGTGTGGCACTTGAGTTCTTTCTGGCAGAAGTGTTGAAAAGTCTCGTTCGAAGCGAACGTAACCAACAGATACTATGTGAAGTCGGTATGGCTGGCGCCTTGCTGAAAGTATGCAGAATAGCTTTGTTGGAAGAGCAACATATACTGCATTTGCCTTTGCAGTATATTTTCGAACGTTTGGCCGTTCAAGCTCTGCTCCCCAAAGAATTTCGTGAGTTTCTTCGACTGGGCTTTCCAATGGAGTGTACTATTGATAAAAATGCATCCGATGTAGCATCGATACCATTGACTCGCATCAAGACCCTGGTATCGATGACAACGCCTAGAGACTTCCGAGCTCATGGGTCATATACTTTACCACCGTTCGTTGAGATGGACATGAACTCCGAGGGATTTGGATGTATATTCCTTCCAAGCCTGTCACCACAAGCAACAACAGCTGCAGGTAACCTCGAAGTTGACGGACAGGCCATAGGAGGCATCGGAACTGGCGACAGGAACTTCCCCCCTTCTAGCGGGCTAAGCTTTTCGACTTGGTTTTGTGTAGAAAAGTTCAGCGATTCTCGGGTAGACCCACATGGAATACGCTTGTTAACAATTGTTCGCACTGTAAATAAGCCTCGTGAGGAAAACTACATTTGTCTAAGTATTTTACTGTCGGCCAAGGACAAGGCCATAATTACTTCTACACAGGAAATACTCATGGAGCAAA atgttgCTGAATGGGAACCTGATTGTCTGGAAGACTACAGTGCCAGGGTATGGTGCCCAGATTTGCTGATCGAAGGGCAGTGGCATCATTTGGTTGTAGTGTTGAATAAAAGTGTAGGAAAAAGTACAAGCTTTTCGCTTTACATTGACGGACACCACATGCACACCCAAAAGATTCAATATATGTCACCGTATCCCGGAAACCACTATTCCAATAGCTCAAATCCTGCTTCATCGGTATTTGCCTACATTGGAACTCCACCGATTTGGAGACGCTACTCGAGACTCTGTTGGAAACAAGGCGTCTGTCATCTTATAGAAGAT GTGTTCAACAACACAACCGTGAACAAAATCTATGCTCTTGGCCCTCATTACTTGGGGTCACTGCAAGCACCACAAACCGAAAAGATCTTGGATGACTCAAACAGCCCTATAGTACCGGAGGAGCGCGTAATATTCGGAATGAATGCAAGGGCAGTATCTAATTTGACGTTATCGAAAATTCGGAAGGTCTACAGCCGGGTTGATTGTAAAGCGATTGCCAAGCAACTGGGAATGAACTCGCACGACAACGCTACCCCGATAAAGATTTTGCACAACTCTGCTGGTCACCTGGCGGGACCAGCGCGTACTTTGGGAGGCGTTATGATCGGATACCTAGGCATCCGTTGTTTCAGTCCAAATCCAGTATCGGCAATTATATACACCGTGGGAGGATGCAGCGTGCTGCTCGGAATAATTGCAATGTCACAGAACGTGGAGAGCCTGTACGCAGGAGTTAAGGCTTTGACTTGTGTGATCAAATCCAACAAATCAACCCAGAATGAAATGGATCGAAAACGATATTACCAAACTTTGGCAATGATATTCAAAAGAAAGAAGCATTTACTAAACTCGCACATCCTACATCTAACTTTCAACTTGGTTGGCACGGTCAACAGTGGCCAGGAAACTTCCGCGATCCCGAACGTTATGTCATTCCAG GATTTACTGTGTGATTTCGAGATCTGGCTTGGAGCACCGAATGATATTTTGAAGTCATTACTAGAGCATCTCCTGGAGCTAATATCTGAGTCCAGCGAAAAACGAACAAACATTCGCATAATGCGAGATATGCAG TGCATATCGAAGTTACTACACATTGTCGAAGATGTGCACGATTATAACACACGCGAGGTTCTCTACAATTTATTGGAAATATTGCTGGGACCACAGCCTCGTATATCCGATTTGTTACTGTTTGGACAAAGTCTGATTTATCACATTCCGCAG CCTGGCGACGACAAGGACAAAACTGTTAATCTTGCTGATTATACCAATGATGGGAACACTGCAATTCATGATCCCGACGTGTATAGAAATAACGCAACAATCCGAAAGATAGTCCTCCGCAACAAAGGATTATGCCTACTGCACAGTATGCTCTTCACGGCCAAGAATACGGTCAATGCTGTGCTATCAGAGGAGATATCGAAGATCCTTGGCTTAGACTGGCTGATGATGTTCATGCAGCCGCATCTCAATAGCACAACGGTTATTTGGGCTATGCGGATTTTGGTTGTTCTGTGTGCAAACGATACTATCATTGGGCGTTTTCGCGAGGGCACCATGAACAGCGGGTACATGAAAAACACTGAGGTAGTTTCGCAAAACAAAGATATGTTACTATTATCAGCAACTCAAAGCACAACCGCATCGGCTAATTTGAAAAAGCCTCAGGACTTAGTGGCGTCTACATTGGCAAAACCTGGAGATGAGGCCAAGTCGCAGTTCATGAACTGCTCTGGTTTCACTTATCTAGAGTGGCTGCTGCAGCACCACATCAGCATTCCCGAGATATATTTTCTTTTGACAGCACTGATAATGGGGCAGCCTGTGAAACTCTTAGGTACCGAGCACGTCGATGTAGATCTAGACCGCATCTGGACGTTTTTGTGGGGTGCTCCTGTTTCAGGAATGCTAGGTG GTTCATCTACATCCAAGATGTCACTCTGTCCAGAAGCAGTATGCATACTATTGAACATCATCAGGAAAATTGTACATACAACAAATAACGCCGAGTGGCTTCATAATCATCCCAATACGCTAGTACAGGTGCTTTTCTCATTGTATAACAACCTGCCAGATTTCATGCCCGTCGTTATGTCGGCGGAAGTGATCACGTCGTTGATTGGCGTTATGTTCCCCTATCGAATCAAGTCATCAGGCTCGGAAACGAATAGCATTTCAACGCCTTCCGGAGAATTGGTGTCCTATCAAGAGTTGGAAAAACGTTTTGCAGAAAAAGAAGGCCAAAAGTTGACTGAACATCCGGTACGCATGTTTGTTATTGATTTCCTTCGCGTGATTGCTGTAGATTCTTTGAGTTTGGCATACAGCGGAAAGTGCACTCCAGTCGTCGATTGTATTCTGGATGCCCATCCCGAAAATGGTTCATTTGATGCAAGATGTGAGTTTCTGACggaaatcataactactctaatgGATCACTTGCTGGCCGCTGACATTTTGGTTGGAGAACAAGCCGCTCTTCCAATTGTCCCACTACTACAGAGTCATGTACAAAATATAGCACCGAATGTGTTTTATCTTACTGCTAGAATTGTCGACAAGTTATGGCAAGGAAGCATAAACAAAGATCCACACGAAATTTTCGAATTCATCATTAAGTTGATAACACAGGCCAGAAGACGGTCAAGTGCTATAACGTTGGACAATCTATATCATTCATTAAATCGCTGTATCTTGTATCTTCTCTCACGTCCTACTGACACTGTTCCGGATCAGATGATGGTCATGGAAGCACTTCATAAATTGACCACAAACAGACTAATGATATTCGGCGCAGGAAATCATGAACCAGAGTTTATTGGATGCCTAACGTTCTGTCTAATGCAACTAACTGCTAAGGAACGAATTTTGCTAGATGTTAAAGACTCGAAAGATGCAGATCGCACAACAACTTGGCACATAAATTCCGTCAATGACACAAAGAACGTTGGAGAAGATTCACTTAATCATCACCAAGGCACAAATTTAATAGGAAATGCCGCATCTCGGGTCTGGGAAGAGCTTTACGTATGTAAGAAACCAGCCATTGAAGAAGTGTTCAAAATTAGCCTGACTCCACCAATGAGTAATAGAAAAGCGCCCGACATGACCATTACAAGGGAACAGATTCTGGATGCGGCTACCAAACTCTGGTTAAGCTACGTCGATGGAGAAAAGCGTGCTCAAGATCGAATACCCTGGGAATTGCATAATAACATACAATCCAAAATCCAAAAAGTCACGGGGAATCTCACCCGGCTTGCTAGCCGCACAAAGGTTAAAAAGGATGAACAAAACAAGGGCAAATCGGAAATTGATACGGAAACCATGTACCAACTGAATCTAGTCAATTTATGCCAGGTTAAAGATTTCTGGGAGCTGCGATGTTCCCAGCATAACCACATGGCACAACATACTCAACGGTACGTGTATCAGGAGTGGCTTCAATCGGAAGCCGAACTCTTCAGGGAGAGGGGGCTATGGGGTCCAAAGGGAACCATAAGCTACACAAAATGGATACTGGACACCACCGAAGGACCCCATCGCATGCGAAAgaagatgatgaaaaatgatCTCTTTTATGTTCACTATCCATACCGGCCCGAGCTGGAGTTATCCGATCAAGCAAGT CGTCAATTGAAGTATAAAGTGGCTTCCAGTTTGGACAGCAAAAAGTATTACAACAGTATTCAACTGATTCCCAAGGTTCAGTCTCTTCAAATGGAACAGGAATCTGGCGCAAAAAATACACTAGCGCAATCTTCAAGCATAGTCAATTCTAGTCGATCGAATTTAGAGAGCAA GACTAATGACAACGATCAAAACTATGATGTAGAAGATGACGACGAGGAATTATCAGCAACACCAGACAATCAAACGCTTCTACGTTTGCTCGAGGAAAAAGAAAAG ATATCTCACATATTCCGATGTGCAAGGATACAAGGTTTGGACACTTTCGAAGGTTTGCTTCTGTTTGGCAGAGAGCACTGTTACGTTATCGATGGGTTTACTCTGATGAAAAACCGGGAGATCCGTGATATTGATTCAGTGCCGTCCGGAAGCTACGAACCCATTCTTCCAAATCCAGGAAATACAAGAAT CTCTCATGAACTTAGACAGAACTCCAAATTTGCGTATGAAGAAATACGAGAAGTTCACAAGCGGAGATATCTGCTACAACCGATCGCATTGGAAGTGTTTTCCGGAGATGGTAGGAATTTCTTGCTGAGTTTCCCCAGGAAAGTAAGAAACAAGGTTTACCAAAGGCTGATGTCTGTTGCAACGTCTATCGCTGATAACGCACAACAATCAGTGGCGGGCCAGAGCAGGTCGGCGAATGTGGAGCAATCCTCCGGTATATTTAGCAGTTTGATCGGAGAAACGTCCGTAACCCAACGTTGGGTG CGAGGAGAAATCTCGAACTTCCAGTATTTGATGCATTTGAACACTTTGGCAGGGCGATCGTATAACGATTTGATGCAGTATCCCGTGTTTCCGTGGATTTTAGCGGACTATGATTCTGAAAGACTGGACCTGAGCAACCCTAAATCTTTTCGTGACTTTTCCAAGCCGATGGGTGCTCAATCGAAAGATCGTTTGGAACAATTTGAGAAACGCTACAAAGAATGGGACGATCCACATGGTGAGACTCCACCATACTTCTATGGAACGCACTACAGTTCGGCGATGATCGTTTGCTCGTATTTGGTGCGTCTGGAACCATTCACGCAGCATTTTCTGCGCCTACAAGGAGGGCATTTCGATCTGGCTGATCGCATGTTCCACAGTATTAAAGAGGCATGGCACTCGGCTTCCAAACATAACATGGCTGACGTAAAAGAGCTTATACCGGAGTTCTTCTATCTTCCGGAATTTCTAATCAACGATAATAACTTCGATTTCGGGATGAAACAGAATGGGGATATACTGAACCACATTGTTTTACCTCCGTGGGCAAAAGACGATCCCAGAGAGTTCATTAGGATACATCGTGAAGCTCTGGAAAGTGATTACGTAAGCCGTCACCTGCATCTG tGGATTGATTTGATATTTGGACATAGGCAACGCGGCCATGCTGCAGTAGAAGCTTGCAATGTATTCCATCATCTATTCTACGAAGGCAACGTAGATATCTATAA CATTGAGGACCCACTGAAGAAGAACGCTACCATTGGATTCATCAACAATTTTGGACAAATTCCAAAGCAATTGTTCCGGAAAGCTCATCCAGCGAAAAGGGCACAGCCTTCGAAGAACACCATGATAGATTCCAGCCTGGTGCTGCAACAATCCGTAAGCTATACGGATAAACTGTTTTTCCACAATCTTGAAAACTTGAAGCCAAGCTCTCAACCAATCAAAG AAGTAAAAGGCCCAGTGGGACACATAATACAAATGGAAAAGCTAGTGCTGGCAGTTGAGCAGAACAAAATCCTGATGCCTCCGAGTTACAATCGCTATATTGCATGGGGTTACGCAGATCATTCCATTCGTGTCGGCATTTATGATTCAGATCGTGCACTGTTCGTCTGCGAAAACGTAGCTCCGGACTCTGGCGAAATTCTCGCATGTGTTTGCCCAAATGCTAAAACAATAATCATGGCAGGCACTAATTCTATTCTAACGGTCTGTGATATAGATTTTAAGCATAAACAATTATATGTGAAACATACGCTACATGGGCATACGGACGCGGTAACATCGTTGGCGGCAAGCACGGCGTACAACATCATCGTTTCAGGATCGAAGGATAAATCGGCTATCATCTGGGACATGTCTAGGTATAAATATGTACGCCAGCTATTGAATCATGTCGGGGTGGTGGCTGCTGTGAGCATCAATGAATTGACG GGCGACATTGCAACATGTTCGGCCACATGGTTGTACGTGTGGTCCATCAACGGAGACTGCCTAGCCAAGGTGAACACGAGTATCGGCTGTGCCGATCGGATGCAGCAAATTTTGTGCGTAACATTTTCACACAAGAACGAGTGGGATAATGACAATGTGATCATAACGGGTTCAACGGATGGAGTAGTTAGG atgTGGTCATTGGATCATGTTCAAATACCAACGGAACGACAAAGTTGCAGTGACAGTCATCTATATGAGGACGAGTTTGGCGATAACCGAGGATCGGATGGAGAATGTTTCACTTTTCCAGATTTAG GCGCTGTCGTTAGATCATCCTCCACTAGTAGCATATATGAACAGTACACATTACATGACAGTAGTCAAGCATCTATGAGCAACACAGAGGACTCGCACAAAACATCTATACAATCATCCAGCAAAATTACTGCGAATGTTAAGGCCATCTCCATTGATCGCCATTTAGATAAGTTCGACGTCAACGGGCAATTTCTTACCAAAGAGGACTCGCAGAAGCCGAGGAAAGCTCTCCGGTGGCATCGTCAATTGATATTCCGTACCAAGCTTAGCATGCACACCGCTTATGATCTGAAGGACAACGTCGAACCAGCCAGTATTACATCGTTGGCCATATCCAACGACCATCGGACGGTTTTCGTGG GTGATGCGAGAGGCAGGATTTTCTCTTGGAGTGTTGCTGATCAACCCGGTAAAGTGGTATCGGACAACTGGATGAAACAGGGAACTAGTGATCGCTGTAATGGATGTCACGTCCG CTTCAGTCGTTACGAACGGAAGAACGTATGCCGCAACTGTGGACATGAATTTTGCGGGAAGTGCTGTCATCTGGACTCAACCATATTCCAGCTGAGAATCCGTATGCCTGTTCGCATCTGTAAAGTATGCCATAGTCGTCTACAGGAAACCAATGATTCATAG